A region of Candidatus Acidiferrales bacterium DNA encodes the following proteins:
- a CDS encoding PAS domain S-box protein, whose amino-acid sequence MKRQPSSPQAGGSKRKSHQEKREAFLDSEMPTEELELQTQRYETFIKNSSEGIWRIEFTKPISVAQGKNEIAKQIAERAIIVECNHAVAQMYGFENPEDLVGKHSNEFIADMDVYIASKVKFAEQNFSITNVETIEKDHHGNIHYFENSYFGEVQDSHLVRMWGIQRDITEKRRLQEQLRASENRYRNLVEQANDMVILLNDRCEFVFANKRFFDLTQYVADEIWGKSFSMLAAPGESDIVQEILKQLESRKQHSRCMIKLLTKFNEERIVDFSMTSLHVANKVAGILAIGRDVTVEQSVKTALHESEEKYRSLVEHSLLGVMVIQNDAIIYANPTLSNLFETELDSLLGMSLDSFIHPNDYVQLFEKFSEAALSPNRDVKFTIRVVTQSGSIKTLEGWAAGITYMGKPAIQAALVDVTETRKLEEQLIQSQKMESIGQLASGVAHDFNNLLGSIYGAVEIMRKKYADSDQNLKRYLDVLDSSAKRAAELTSQLLTFSRQHESDVKPVRLNDIVNDGIKILTRSIGKNIKIESALDPTLYTIEADPSQLESIIINLSINSRDAMPHGGTLRLETSNIQFTPQVLKQFPEAQPGRYACMSVSDTGVGMTQEIKRKIFEPFFTTKPLGKGTGLGLSIVYGIVKNHKGLIKVYSEPDRGTTVRIYFPATDKMPIDEAVPSPTEMARGSETILIIDDEVTLLDLTREILEGLGYKILTAEGATAGIAAFEEHCSEIDLVILDMLMPEMTGAEVYPVLKNMKPELPVLLATGLSIGEKVEDLISMGVNNIVSKPYSMSNLASHVRNAIDRK is encoded by the coding sequence ATGAAGCGTCAACCATCATCTCCGCAGGCGGGCGGCTCAAAGCGCAAATCGCATCAGGAAAAGCGCGAGGCATTCCTAGATTCAGAAATGCCGACTGAGGAGCTGGAGCTGCAAACACAACGATACGAAACCTTCATCAAGAACAGCTCGGAAGGAATTTGGAGGATAGAATTCACAAAACCCATAAGTGTGGCTCAGGGGAAAAATGAAATTGCAAAACAAATAGCTGAAAGAGCCATAATTGTGGAATGTAACCATGCTGTGGCACAGATGTACGGTTTTGAAAATCCCGAAGACCTTGTAGGGAAACATTCGAATGAATTCATAGCCGACATGGACGTGTACATAGCGTCCAAGGTAAAATTCGCCGAACAAAACTTTTCAATCACTAACGTTGAAACGATAGAAAAAGATCACCACGGCAACATTCACTATTTCGAGAATTCATACTTCGGGGAAGTACAGGATTCACACCTAGTCCGTATGTGGGGAATTCAGAGAGACATCACCGAAAAGAGACGGCTCCAGGAGCAACTGCGCGCATCGGAAAACCGCTACCGCAACCTCGTGGAGCAGGCAAACGACATGGTCATCCTGCTGAACGACAGATGCGAATTCGTATTTGCGAACAAAAGATTTTTCGACCTGACGCAATATGTCGCGGACGAAATCTGGGGAAAATCTTTTTCGATGCTGGCGGCCCCCGGCGAGTCAGATATCGTGCAGGAGATTCTCAAGCAGCTCGAATCACGCAAGCAGCATTCCCGATGCATGATTAAACTCCTCACAAAGTTCAACGAGGAACGGATCGTCGATTTCAGCATGACCTCGCTCCATGTCGCGAATAAAGTGGCCGGCATTCTTGCGATCGGGAGAGACGTGACGGTCGAGCAATCGGTGAAAACCGCCCTGCATGAATCTGAAGAGAAATACAGGAGCCTCGTTGAGCATTCACTGCTTGGAGTCATGGTTATACAAAACGATGCCATCATCTATGCAAATCCGACTCTCAGCAACTTATTCGAGACGGAGTTGGATTCATTGCTTGGCATGTCTCTGGACAGTTTCATCCATCCGAATGATTATGTCCAGCTTTTTGAAAAATTCTCAGAGGCCGCATTATCCCCGAATAGAGATGTGAAATTCACAATCCGGGTAGTGACACAATCGGGAAGCATCAAGACCCTGGAGGGATGGGCGGCGGGGATAACTTACATGGGGAAGCCTGCCATTCAGGCAGCACTCGTCGACGTAACCGAGACAAGGAAATTGGAAGAGCAGCTAATCCAATCGCAGAAGATGGAAAGCATCGGCCAGCTCGCCAGCGGTGTCGCTCATGATTTCAATAACCTACTCGGCTCAATTTATGGCGCCGTAGAAATCATGAGAAAAAAATATGCCGACTCCGATCAAAACTTGAAAAGATATCTGGACGTTCTCGACTCATCGGCAAAAAGAGCGGCAGAACTCACCTCTCAACTTCTGACTTTTTCTCGGCAGCACGAGAGCGACGTCAAACCGGTGAGACTTAATGACATAGTAAATGACGGCATAAAGATTCTTACTCGAAGTATCGGCAAAAATATTAAGATCGAATCCGCGCTCGATCCAACACTTTATACGATCGAAGCGGATCCTAGCCAGCTCGAAAGCATAATCATAAACCTCAGCATCAACTCGCGCGACGCAATGCCGCACGGAGGGACGTTAAGGCTTGAAACATCAAATATCCAGTTTACTCCGCAGGTGCTCAAGCAATTCCCCGAAGCTCAACCCGGCCGGTATGCCTGCATGAGCGTCTCCGACACTGGAGTCGGTATGACTCAAGAAATCAAAAGAAAAATCTTCGAGCCGTTTTTCACCACCAAGCCTCTCGGAAAAGGGACTGGGCTCGGGCTGTCGATCGTCTACGGGATCGTAAAGAATCACAAAGGCCTGATAAAGGTTTACAGCGAGCCCGACCGTGGTACAACTGTTCGGATTTATTTCCCCGCTACTGATAAAATGCCCATCGACGAGGCTGTACCATCACCGACTGAAATGGCCCGCGGATCGGAAACCATTCTGATCATAGATGACGAAGTGACGTTGCTGGATTTAACTCGTGAAATTCTTGAGGGACTCGGCTACAAAATTTTAACTGCAGAAGGAGCGACTGCAGGAATTGCCGCATTTGAAGAGCACTGCTCGGAAATAGATCTTGTGATCCTCGATATGCTTATGCCGGAAATGACCGGTGCCGAAGTATATCCTGTATTGAAAAATATGAAACCGGAGCTGCCTGTGCTTCTCGCGACCGGACTCAGCATAGGAGAAAAGGTCGAGGATCTCATCTCGATGGGAGTGAATAATATAGTTTCCAAACCGTATTCAATGAGCAACCTGGCTTCGCATGTCAGAAATGCAATTGACCGGAAGTGA
- a CDS encoding 1,4-dihydroxy-2-naphthoate polyprenyltransferase, whose product MFDNKSAAGKKWWRLARPHTLTASIMPVLIGTAMSFEKGKSDLFLFLAMLFASLLIQSAVNMFNEYFDFKRGLDTMNSVGIGGVIVRNEISGRIVLNMAELFFAIAVLLGTYICARTNWWIAVAGSVSMLAGYLYSGGRSPIAYTPLGELTAGILMGPMIVVIAFYVQTGSVTSDSVILSLPISILVAAILLANNIRDADGDMKKGRRTLAILLGHSKATTVLGIMFTASFALVILFVLLKLASPSVLVSLASIPTAVKSIRIFRRKHTPAEMMPAMKASSALHSQFGLLFASGILLGKLLPFGMVNP is encoded by the coding sequence ATGTTCGACAACAAATCCGCTGCAGGAAAAAAATGGTGGAGGCTCGCGAGGCCGCACACTCTCACGGCATCAATAATGCCGGTTCTGATTGGAACTGCAATGTCATTTGAAAAAGGAAAGTCGGATCTGTTTTTATTTTTAGCTATGCTGTTTGCTTCGTTGCTGATTCAATCTGCGGTCAACATGTTCAACGAATACTTCGATTTCAAACGAGGTTTGGACACGATGAACTCAGTTGGAATTGGTGGAGTAATAGTCCGAAATGAGATTTCCGGGAGAATTGTATTGAATATGGCAGAGCTTTTCTTTGCAATAGCAGTTTTGCTTGGAACATATATTTGCGCAAGAACGAATTGGTGGATCGCAGTTGCCGGCTCAGTGAGCATGCTGGCTGGATATCTTTATTCCGGGGGTAGATCACCAATCGCTTACACACCTTTAGGAGAGCTGACTGCAGGTATTCTCATGGGGCCGATGATAGTAGTGATCGCTTTCTATGTTCAGACGGGTTCAGTGACGTCAGATTCCGTAATTTTGTCTTTACCTATCTCGATCCTAGTCGCAGCGATTCTTTTGGCGAATAACATTCGGGACGCGGACGGCGACATGAAAAAGGGCCGACGGACACTGGCTATATTATTAGGACACTCGAAAGCGACAACCGTTCTGGGCATCATGTTTACCGCGAGTTTCGCGCTTGTCATTTTATTCGTACTTCTCAAACTTGCATCTCCGTCAGTCCTCGTCTCGTTGGCAAGCATACCGACCGCGGTCAAATCAATTAGGATCTTTCGCAGGAAACACACACCCGCAGAGATGATGCCGGCGATGAAAGCGTCATCAGCCTTACATTCTCAATTCGGACTCTTGTTTGCTTCGGGAATTCTGCTGGGGAAACTTCTGCCTTTCGGAATGGTAAATCCTTAG
- a CDS encoding TatD family hydrolase, giving the protein MSYLVDTHSHLNHEKFKNVEEILERASASGVGCVVVPGWDVPSSENAVALAERFEMVFAAVGIHPHDASKTDEQSLKKIAELSSHKKVVAIGEIGLDYHYNFSPPEVQKKTLEAQLEIAKSVRLPVSIHNRESDFDLMSILESNSDDSWALPKRFDYQINPQPRGVLHSFNSTYNMARRAIDLGFYLGISGMVTFSHNDSGSELKKVVTTIQPEHFLIETDAPYLAPVPHRGKTNEPAYVSIIARKIAELQNLNDEDIRRITSYNAYKLFGVGKRPEPKIAYQIKDSLYLNLTLRCDSDCIFCDRKGEAMVKGHNLHIEKEPAPEDLIKEIGDPKRFREIVFCGYGEPTIKLEVVKQVARYVKENGGRARLDTDGHGNIINHRNILPELHGLIDAVSVSLNSTDPVEYQKLMGTENGKQWDAMVEFTREAKNYISEVSMTIVGVNGIDTEATKKFVEEKIGAKFRYRPLF; this is encoded by the coding sequence ATGAGTTACCTTGTCGATACACATTCTCATTTAAATCATGAGAAGTTTAAGAACGTAGAAGAAATCTTAGAGAGGGCAAGCGCCTCGGGCGTTGGGTGCGTGGTGGTTCCCGGCTGGGATGTACCATCATCTGAAAATGCAGTTGCACTTGCAGAAAGATTTGAGATGGTTTTCGCCGCAGTGGGCATTCATCCCCATGATGCATCGAAAACAGACGAACAGTCATTGAAAAAAATCGCGGAACTCTCCTCGCATAAAAAAGTCGTCGCCATCGGAGAGATTGGACTCGACTATCACTACAATTTTTCTCCGCCGGAGGTTCAGAAGAAAACCCTCGAGGCGCAGCTCGAAATCGCCAAATCAGTCAGGCTTCCGGTTTCGATTCACAATCGCGAGTCGGATTTCGACTTGATGAGCATTCTCGAGAGCAATTCGGACGACAGCTGGGCTTTACCGAAGCGGTTCGACTACCAAATAAATCCGCAGCCCCGCGGTGTGCTTCACAGCTTCAATTCGACTTACAACATGGCGCGCCGCGCAATCGATCTCGGCTTCTACCTCGGCATAAGTGGAATGGTAACATTCTCTCACAATGATTCCGGCTCAGAATTAAAAAAAGTCGTGACGACAATCCAGCCGGAACATTTTCTCATCGAGACCGACGCACCCTATCTGGCACCAGTCCCCCATCGCGGCAAAACAAACGAACCCGCTTATGTTTCAATCATCGCGCGAAAAATCGCAGAGTTACAAAATCTCAATGACGAAGACATTCGTCGCATAACCTCCTATAACGCATATAAATTATTCGGAGTTGGAAAGAGGCCAGAACCCAAGATTGCATACCAAATAAAAGATTCACTTTATTTGAATCTGACATTGCGGTGCGATTCCGACTGCATATTCTGCGACCGCAAAGGTGAAGCCATGGTGAAGGGACATAATCTTCACATCGAGAAAGAGCCTGCTCCTGAAGATCTGATAAAAGAAATTGGCGACCCGAAGAGATTCAGAGAGATCGTTTTCTGCGGCTACGGCGAGCCGACGATCAAATTGGAAGTTGTAAAACAGGTTGCGCGCTATGTAAAAGAGAACGGGGGGAGAGCGCGGCTCGACACCGATGGACACGGGAATATAATCAACCATAGAAACATCTTGCCGGAATTGCATGGTCTTATCGACGCAGTTTCGGTCAGCCTCAACTCGACCGATCCGGTCGAATATCAAAAGTTGATGGGGACCGAAAATGGGAAACAGTGGGATGCGATGGTCGAGTTCACAAGAGAAGCTAAGAATTACATTTCAGAGGTTTCGATGACAATCGTCGGCGTAAATGGAATTGACACCGAAGCGACGAAGAAATTCGTCGAGGAAAAAATTGGAGCTAAGTTCAGATATAGACCGCTGTTCTGA
- a CDS encoding pyruvate ferredoxin oxidoreductase subunit gamma, which yields MIEIRMHGRGGQGAVIAAKILASAIFKEGKYAQSFPSFGVERRGAPVLAFTRIDNKPIRLRSAIYEPDHLIVLDATLIKSTNVFSGLKRGGTILVNTPSPKSLFNFPEEYSVAVVDAAGIAVKHNIGTKAMPIVNTSILGAFAKFTGIVTIEAVVEAIREEVPILREKNAEAAREAYDSIETGVYGNQNVSVEATGKVH from the coding sequence ATGATTGAGATCAGAATGCATGGCAGAGGAGGTCAGGGTGCGGTCATCGCGGCCAAGATTCTTGCCTCCGCAATATTCAAAGAAGGAAAATACGCGCAGTCTTTTCCCTCGTTCGGCGTCGAGAGAAGGGGGGCTCCGGTGCTCGCGTTTACAAGAATCGATAACAAACCGATCAGGTTGAGATCTGCAATATACGAACCTGACCATCTCATCGTGCTCGATGCAACATTGATCAAATCGACGAACGTTTTTTCCGGATTAAAAAGGGGCGGAACAATTCTCGTTAATACCCCGAGTCCGAAAAGTTTGTTCAATTTTCCGGAAGAATATTCAGTTGCGGTTGTCGATGCGGCGGGGATTGCGGTTAAACATAATATTGGAACGAAGGCGATGCCGATAGTAAACACATCGATACTCGGAGCATTCGCAAAGTTTACGGGAATCGTAACGATAGAAGCGGTCGTGGAAGCAATTCGAGAGGAAGTTCCGATCCTGCGCGAGAAGAACGCTGAAGCCGCAAGAGAAGCTTATGACTCCATAGAAACAGGCGTCTACGGGAACCAGAATGTTTCAGTGGAAGCGACCGGGAAGGTTCATTAA
- a CDS encoding NAD(P)-binding protein encodes MAQYEFTKVETMPPLAFSLESTRKIPTGSWRAVRPIYKNKTSPCETGCPAGEKISNYFDLVRQKKYDEAWQVILEDNPLPGATGRVCYHPCEAKCNRASYDEPAAIHSIERFIADKNIHKKHHPAEYVSPKSEKVAVIGSGPAGLSCAYHLARKGYRVIIYEAEHEPGGMLRYGIPHYRLPKNILKKEIGDIVNFGVEIRTDSRIGTNVPWSELERFDAVFAAVGSMTSRKIGVGGENLKGVLSGLEFLHGLNVGSIPKIGRRVFVIGGGNTAIDTARSVLRLGRKATILYRRTRNEMPAVPEEIDEAAKEGVKFEFLVAPLKIIGDHGKVSKIELIRMELGDRDESGRRKPVPVKGSKFAVVADTVITATGEEPDLSFLPYSFLKKGVRIFVDDDHSTGVPGIFAGGDAATNPNGTVVDAIRAGKEAATSIDEFLGWKSKTNGLSREIVKFEDLNTFYFPHQERVKVQRITIEKSKASFAEVNKTLNDRKALDEADRCFNCGTCMHCDVCMTFCPDVAIHKDESGEYFIDYDHCKGCGICVNECPREAMELVPESTPAANSDYIQDSVSARSSIEEVEQ; translated from the coding sequence ATGGCACAATATGAATTCACTAAAGTGGAAACAATGCCGCCGCTGGCATTCTCCCTCGAATCGACGCGTAAAATTCCTACGGGAAGCTGGAGGGCTGTCAGGCCGATTTACAAAAACAAAACGTCGCCGTGTGAAACTGGCTGTCCTGCAGGTGAAAAAATATCGAACTACTTTGATCTCGTCCGGCAAAAGAAATATGACGAGGCGTGGCAAGTAATTCTGGAGGATAATCCGCTTCCCGGAGCAACAGGCCGGGTATGCTACCATCCGTGCGAAGCGAAGTGCAACAGAGCATCCTACGATGAACCAGCAGCGATTCACAGCATAGAGCGGTTCATAGCGGACAAAAATATACACAAGAAGCATCATCCAGCAGAATATGTTTCGCCTAAAAGTGAAAAGGTCGCAGTAATCGGTTCCGGCCCCGCCGGTCTTTCGTGCGCGTACCATCTTGCACGAAAAGGATACCGCGTAATCATCTACGAGGCGGAGCATGAACCCGGCGGAATGCTCAGGTATGGGATACCGCATTATCGTCTGCCGAAAAATATTTTAAAAAAAGAAATCGGCGACATCGTTAATTTTGGAGTTGAAATACGTACCGATTCACGGATAGGCACCAATGTACCATGGAGTGAGCTTGAAAGATTTGATGCCGTCTTTGCTGCCGTCGGATCGATGACAAGCAGGAAAATCGGAGTCGGAGGAGAAAATTTGAAGGGCGTCCTGAGCGGATTGGAATTCCTACACGGACTCAATGTCGGGTCGATTCCAAAAATCGGCCGGAGGGTCTTTGTGATCGGCGGCGGGAATACTGCTATCGATACAGCGCGGAGTGTCCTGCGTCTTGGCAGGAAGGCCACGATACTCTATCGGCGAACTCGTAATGAGATGCCTGCTGTCCCGGAGGAAATTGATGAAGCAGCAAAGGAAGGTGTGAAGTTTGAGTTTCTTGTGGCACCGCTTAAGATCATCGGCGATCATGGAAAAGTGTCGAAGATAGAACTTATCCGAATGGAGCTTGGTGATCGCGATGAGTCCGGACGGAGAAAACCTGTTCCTGTAAAGGGCTCGAAGTTTGCCGTCGTTGCGGATACGGTGATCACGGCAACCGGAGAAGAACCCGATCTATCATTTCTTCCTTATTCGTTCTTAAAAAAAGGCGTTAGAATATTTGTCGATGACGATCACTCGACCGGCGTACCGGGAATCTTTGCAGGTGGAGACGCGGCGACAAATCCGAACGGAACTGTCGTGGATGCAATCCGGGCAGGTAAAGAAGCTGCCACATCCATAGATGAGTTTCTCGGCTGGAAATCGAAAACGAATGGCTTGAGCCGGGAGATAGTAAAATTCGAAGACTTAAATACATTTTATTTCCCGCACCAGGAGCGGGTCAAGGTTCAGAGAATCACTATTGAGAAAAGCAAAGCATCATTTGCCGAGGTAAACAAGACTTTGAACGACAGAAAAGCACTTGATGAAGCCGACCGATGTTTCAATTGCGGCACTTGTATGCATTGCGATGTGTGTATGACGTTCTGTCCGGATGTTGCAATTCACAAAGACGAATCCGGAGAATATTTTATCGACTACGATCACTGCAAAGGATGCGGGATTTGTGTAAATGAATGTCCGCGAGAGGCCATGGAGTTAGTTCCCGAGAGCACACCCGCTGCAAATTCCGATTACATCCAGGACAGCGTTAGCGCGCGATCTTCAATCGAGGAAGTCGAGCAATGA
- a CDS encoding 3-methyl-2-oxobutanoate dehydrogenase subunit beta, whose product MAQIKFELPVEEILSPGHFACPGCSGALTMRYLLKALGRKTILVIPACCWSVIDGPVPYSAAGVSVFHTAFETAASVSSGIKAGLEVQGDHETTVVAFAGDGGTFDIGLQALSGAAERNDDFIYVCYDNEAYMNTGIQRSSATPLGAWTTTTPKESPKSEGKKNIIEILAAHRIPYIATASAAYPDDMISKFRKAKELRGTRFVHVFSPCPPGWKFEPEDSIRISRLAIESRVFPLLEIFDGVDFRLSHEPSGIPVRDYLKVQGRFKHLKEKEVEMIQKNVDEEWETLALKVRNSKSRFRTQN is encoded by the coding sequence GTGGCACAGATAAAATTCGAGCTGCCGGTAGAAGAAATACTTTCGCCTGGTCACTTTGCGTGTCCGGGATGCAGCGGTGCTCTGACCATGAGGTATCTATTGAAAGCTCTTGGAAGAAAGACAATCCTGGTCATTCCGGCTTGCTGCTGGTCTGTGATCGACGGCCCCGTTCCATATTCAGCCGCAGGCGTATCCGTTTTTCATACTGCATTCGAAACCGCCGCTTCAGTTTCGAGCGGGATAAAAGCGGGGCTTGAAGTTCAGGGAGATCATGAGACGACGGTCGTGGCTTTTGCGGGAGATGGAGGCACTTTCGACATAGGTCTTCAGGCACTTTCCGGCGCAGCGGAGCGCAACGATGATTTCATTTATGTTTGTTACGACAACGAAGCCTACATGAACACCGGTATCCAACGAAGTTCTGCGACGCCGTTGGGAGCGTGGACGACTACTACGCCGAAAGAGTCACCGAAATCCGAGGGCAAGAAGAATATTATCGAAATTCTTGCCGCGCATCGCATACCTTACATTGCAACCGCAAGCGCGGCATATCCCGATGACATGATATCGAAGTTCAGAAAGGCCAAAGAGCTTCGTGGCACAAGATTCGTTCATGTGTTTTCGCCGTGCCCGCCGGGATGGAAGTTCGAGCCGGAGGATTCGATAAGGATTTCGCGGCTCGCGATCGAAAGCAGAGTATTTCCTTTGCTGGAAATCTTCGACGGGGTGGACTTTCGTTTATCGCACGAACCTTCTGGAATTCCCGTTCGCGATTACCTGAAAGTTCAGGGGAGATTCAAACATTTGAAAGAAAAGGAAGTTGAGATGATCCAGAAGAATGTTGACGAGGAATGGGAAACGCTGGCGTTAAAAGTTAGAAACAGCAAGTCAAGATTTAGAACCCAAAACTAA
- a CDS encoding dynamin family protein, translating to MTMVASVGVNDCRKDAKIAFLMLVKELHRQLSLAFPDLLPRVEIIEAKISDEQFNLVVVGQFKRGKSTLINALLGKNILPAAVVPLTSIITILHYGTEEKITVSFTDAHTEVVERERLPQYVTEKLNPENSKNVEQVDIEFPGKFLEGGVYLVDTPGVGSIYAHNTDTANHFLPESDATIFLMTADQPLSIGEVEFLRNVREHVTKIFFVLNKVDLLSEAERNEAAAFIKDSLSKEMSVPQDSIKLFLVSSKFALLARESADKELEKKSNFEFLESALTNFLSKEKEDVMLDVASRRAQRIVVEASALARLRLKGYSQSIGSLQKKIEEFRKFKKEIQKRQQDVSRVIYTAYNITTMIEEDALIFKGKTQPEVERRFEEIAAKNKHLRPTKLIDALDKAIIQLVTKFVDKWRYEEEAKVKDKFNAGVDEFFSRMNELINDVYQHAAELFDVEFQRVESYPLFSDETEFYYFILEDIKPSLEELSDAIVRRLPRAIAKGLILRKQRETLKIEFDRQCGRVRYDFIKRIDKSMMKLGKTSADTVNDHVEKIDKIIADAMAIREKTSTEVSARIAEYEETLSKLTYLGSKFAKLES from the coding sequence ATGACAATGGTAGCGAGCGTAGGAGTTAACGATTGCAGGAAAGATGCGAAGATCGCATTTCTAATGCTTGTGAAAGAGCTCCATCGACAACTGTCACTTGCATTCCCCGATCTATTGCCTCGCGTGGAAATCATAGAGGCGAAAATCTCCGATGAACAATTCAATCTTGTTGTGGTGGGCCAATTCAAGCGAGGGAAATCGACTCTTATAAATGCATTGCTGGGGAAAAATATACTCCCGGCTGCGGTCGTGCCGCTCACTTCGATCATAACGATCTTGCATTACGGGACAGAAGAAAAAATAACAGTCAGCTTCACTGATGCACATACGGAAGTCGTTGAGCGAGAGAGGCTTCCTCAGTACGTCACAGAGAAATTGAATCCCGAAAACTCAAAAAATGTTGAACAGGTCGATATCGAATTCCCGGGTAAATTTCTTGAGGGCGGTGTTTATCTTGTGGATACTCCCGGAGTCGGGTCAATTTATGCTCATAACACCGATACTGCAAATCATTTCCTCCCGGAATCTGACGCGACCATTTTTCTCATGACCGCCGACCAGCCTTTGAGTATCGGCGAAGTGGAATTCCTGCGGAACGTTCGCGAGCACGTTACAAAAATATTTTTTGTTCTGAATAAGGTTGATTTACTTTCTGAAGCTGAGCGCAATGAAGCGGCGGCGTTCATTAAAGATTCGCTGTCAAAGGAGATGTCCGTCCCTCAGGACAGCATAAAGCTTTTTCTTGTCAGCTCGAAATTCGCCCTTCTTGCGCGAGAGAGCGCAGACAAGGAATTAGAGAAAAAGAGCAATTTCGAATTTCTCGAAAGTGCATTGACGAATTTCCTGTCTAAAGAGAAAGAAGATGTTATGCTGGACGTTGCCTCAAGGCGTGCTCAGAGAATTGTAGTGGAAGCTTCAGCTCTTGCGCGGCTTCGATTGAAAGGTTATTCGCAATCTATAGGGAGCCTGCAAAAAAAGATCGAAGAGTTCAGGAAATTTAAGAAAGAGATTCAAAAGAGACAGCAGGACGTTTCCCGCGTGATCTATACAGCTTATAACATCACAACGATGATAGAAGAAGACGCTTTGATCTTTAAAGGGAAGACCCAGCCTGAGGTCGAAAGGCGTTTCGAAGAGATCGCGGCAAAGAACAAACATCTGCGCCCCACGAAGCTCATTGATGCGCTTGACAAAGCAATCATCCAGCTTGTTACGAAATTTGTCGACAAATGGCGCTATGAGGAAGAGGCAAAAGTAAAAGATAAGTTCAACGCAGGCGTTGATGAATTCTTCAGCAGAATGAACGAGCTTATAAACGATGTGTACCAGCATGCAGCTGAGCTATTCGACGTTGAATTCCAGAGAGTGGAAAGCTATCCGCTTTTCAGCGATGAGACCGAATTTTACTATTTCATCTTAGAAGACATAAAGCCGTCCCTCGAAGAACTTTCTGATGCGATCGTAAGAAGACTTCCGAGAGCGATCGCTAAGGGCCTGATTCTTAGAAAACAAAGAGAAACTCTCAAGATAGAATTCGATAGGCAATGCGGGAGGGTGCGTTATGATTTCATAAAGCGGATCGATAAAAGCATGATGAAGCTTGGAAAAACCTCAGCAGATACAGTGAATGACCACGTGGAAAAAATCGACAAGATAATTGCGGACGCTATGGCGATTCGTGAGAAAACATCTACGGAAGTTTCGGCTAGGATCGCTGAATATGAAGAAACACTTTCCAAGCTTACTTACCTTGGGAGCAAATTTGCGAAGCTTGAGAGTTGA
- a CDS encoding DUF6062 family protein: MSELKIEDDLTRAKRGLTWLRLEEALHGTDCPICSQMEKTEKHYIEGILYEYVLDAGVRKKLHNGHGFCTHHAKCALEAEKKLRSDGLHLATMFESVVEENLKILRNQIELLNNLTSEKNKRKKKKSVHSINVTECLICNFVEEAEQIAVHGFLYFSSDEELIETYVSSRTILCFRHTEMLVKEKVNTRIVKTTVKKLDKIKEDLSNFMKKHDYQSAQDYSEDELRSYIDAVNFFPGEYRK; this comes from the coding sequence ATGTCTGAACTTAAAATCGAAGATGATCTAACGAGAGCCAAGCGCGGATTAACATGGCTAAGGTTAGAAGAAGCTCTTCATGGTACAGATTGTCCGATTTGTTCGCAAATGGAGAAAACCGAAAAACATTACATAGAAGGAATACTTTACGAATATGTGCTTGATGCTGGAGTTAGGAAGAAGCTTCACAATGGGCACGGGTTCTGTACACATCACGCCAAGTGTGCCCTCGAGGCAGAGAAAAAATTGCGGAGTGATGGGCTTCATCTTGCAACAATGTTTGAATCCGTGGTTGAGGAAAATCTGAAGATACTGAGAAACCAAATTGAGCTGTTGAACAATCTTACCAGCGAGAAAAACAAGAGGAAGAAGAAAAAATCGGTCCATTCTATCAATGTCACCGAATGTCTTATCTGCAATTTCGTTGAAGAGGCGGAACAAATAGCTGTCCACGGATTTCTGTATTTCTCGAGCGACGAGGAGCTTATTGAAACTTATGTCTCGTCGAGGACGATACTTTGCTTCAGGCATACGGAGATGCTGGTGAAAGAGAAAGTCAATACTCGAATCGTTAAGACGACGGTGAAAAAATTAGATAAGATAAAAGAAGACCTGTCTAATTTTATGAAAAAGCATGATTACCAGAGCGCACAAGATTACAGCGAAGATGAGCTTCGAAGTTACATCGACGCTGTAAATTTTTTTCCCGGAGAATACAGAAAATGA